A window of Bacillus sp. E(2018) contains these coding sequences:
- a CDS encoding NlpC/P60 family protein has protein sequence MKKWIVTSVLGASLLLSPLQAFANIGDQTLRPTMTHSDVKTLQTILRDKGYFTYSGSATPYFGSYTKSAVMSFQRAKGLTADGIAGRNTFNKLGVYNVNNAYLVDYAKRFQGTPYVWGGTTTSGFDCSGYINYVFKNSHNIILPRTVKEMWNQTGFRVSGQGIGDLVFFSTTDSGASHMGIYVGNGKFIHAGSSTGVTISDMNNTYWKPRYLGTKRL, from the coding sequence ATGAAAAAATGGATAGTTACATCAGTTTTAGGTGCGAGTTTATTATTGTCACCTCTACAGGCGTTTGCAAATATTGGAGATCAAACACTTCGTCCAACAATGACACACTCAGATGTGAAAACACTTCAAACAATATTGCGAGATAAAGGTTATTTTACATATAGCGGTTCAGCAACGCCATATTTTGGGTCATATACTAAGAGTGCGGTAATGAGCTTTCAACGTGCAAAAGGATTGACGGCCGACGGAATTGCAGGTCGAAATACGTTTAACAAACTAGGAGTTTATAATGTTAACAATGCCTATCTAGTTGACTATGCAAAACGTTTTCAAGGAACACCTTACGTATGGGGTGGAACAACAACTTCAGGTTTTGACTGTTCAGGTTACATCAACTATGTTTTTAAAAACTCTCACAATATTATTCTGCCACGTACAGTAAAAGAAATGTGGAATCAAACAGGATTTAGAGTATCTGGTCAAGGTATAGGAGATCTTGTGTTCTTTTCAACAACAGATTCCGGAGCTTCACATATGGGTATCTACGTTGGAAATGGAAAGTTCATCCACGCTGGATCTTCTACCGGAGTGACGATTTCAGATATGAACAACACATATTGGAAGCCACGTTACTTAGGAACGAAGCGTCTTTAA
- a CDS encoding ABC transporter ATP-binding protein: protein MIAAENLKKKFGRKEVLKEMNFFIEKGETVGVVGPNGAGKSTLLKILATLMKSSGGSVQIDGLDVRKEQKRIRQKIGYVPQEIAVYHELTTRENLRFFSKLAKGASEERWMQRCEEWRLAEHLDKKVKHLSGGNQRKLNILIAMLHDPDLLILDEPTVGIDISAKQEIVNDLRQLGREGKTILYSSHDAQELETLCTSFLILKEGELLFYGSKQKVRQFGSVAQSENFAETLGEIVG, encoded by the coding sequence TTGATTGCAGCAGAAAATTTGAAGAAGAAGTTTGGTAGAAAAGAAGTATTAAAAGAGATGAACTTCTTTATTGAAAAAGGAGAAACCGTTGGCGTTGTTGGCCCGAACGGTGCAGGTAAATCAACGCTATTGAAGATCCTTGCAACCCTCATGAAAAGTTCTGGCGGATCGGTTCAGATTGATGGACTTGATGTGAGGAAAGAACAAAAGAGAATTCGTCAGAAAATCGGTTACGTACCGCAAGAAATCGCTGTCTATCACGAGCTAACAACGCGCGAAAACTTACGATTTTTTAGCAAGTTAGCGAAGGGGGCATCAGAAGAAAGATGGATGCAGCGCTGCGAGGAGTGGCGACTGGCTGAGCATCTTGATAAAAAAGTGAAGCATCTGTCAGGTGGTAACCAGCGAAAGCTGAACATCTTAATCGCGATGCTTCATGACCCGGACCTTTTGATTCTAGATGAACCGACTGTCGGAATTGATATATCTGCAAAACAAGAGATTGTAAACGATCTGCGACAACTGGGACGGGAAGGGAAGACCATCCTCTATTCCAGTCATGACGCGCAAGAGCTCGAAACATTATGTACTTCTTTTTTAATTTTAAAAGAAGGAGAGTTGCTGTTTTACGGGTCAAAACAAAAAGTGCGACAGTTCGGTTCGGTCGCGCAATCTGAAAACTTTGCGGAAACGCTTGGAGAGATCGTTGGGTGA
- a CDS encoding ABC transporter permease: protein MVWTIALTRIKLLLQSPWSWLGLIVPVLVLVFLDMSVGKTIDVTKIPVVIVDEDETEYSKTVIERVSKNPAVAVSIRNEEDARNLIETQKAAIGFVMPEGFMESIQKNDEEGLVTMWLSSGSISHGLVREIFASEVKRLSSNSYGANTVLKTYGKSEKLDAEEQAEVWKDAWAFSDKHWEPKPLMTVDYKVGVTRESSVEADGNNVSIYVPGMLVLLMLFSFLYNSWPIKDRDSGMRSRVPYAAGRFSEYWFGNALGVLLLQLFMLILLIGFGWWREALTLNVTTILSLIGYVLFLNTLSLLFAYFVHSNRTWQAITLFIVLCTSLLSGTFFPSDELSSFLQHAAEWTPQYWIVSSLNQETLMIPFIFVGLSFILLILSTLKAGDNA from the coding sequence ATGGTCTGGACAATTGCCCTTACACGTATAAAATTACTACTTCAAAGTCCGTGGAGCTGGCTGGGGCTAATTGTTCCGGTTCTGGTGCTCGTTTTTTTAGACATGTCAGTAGGTAAAACAATTGATGTCACCAAGATTCCTGTTGTAATCGTAGACGAGGATGAAACGGAATACTCAAAAACGGTTATAGAAAGAGTGAGTAAAAATCCAGCTGTCGCGGTAAGTATTCGTAATGAAGAGGATGCACGTAATTTAATCGAAACGCAAAAAGCCGCGATTGGTTTCGTTATGCCTGAAGGGTTTATGGAAAGCATACAGAAAAATGATGAAGAAGGGCTAGTGACCATGTGGCTCTCGTCGGGTTCGATTTCTCATGGGTTAGTGCGCGAGATTTTTGCAAGTGAAGTGAAGCGGTTATCAAGTAATTCGTACGGCGCTAATACGGTGTTAAAAACTTACGGAAAAAGTGAGAAACTGGATGCTGAGGAGCAAGCTGAGGTCTGGAAAGATGCTTGGGCGTTTAGTGACAAACATTGGGAGCCTAAGCCTCTTATGACCGTTGACTATAAGGTTGGTGTAACGAGGGAATCTTCAGTAGAGGCGGATGGCAACAATGTCTCGATCTATGTTCCAGGCATGCTCGTACTGCTCATGTTATTTAGTTTTTTATATAACAGCTGGCCGATTAAAGATCGTGACTCCGGTATGCGGTCGAGAGTACCTTATGCAGCTGGTCGATTTTCAGAGTACTGGTTCGGAAATGCACTAGGCGTTCTGCTTTTACAGCTATTCATGCTCATCTTATTGATCGGTTTTGGCTGGTGGAGAGAAGCGTTAACGTTGAACGTGACTACGATTTTGAGTTTGATTGGCTACGTCTTATTTCTAAACACATTATCTCTTCTGTTTGCTTATTTCGTGCACAGCAACCGCACATGGCAAGCGATCACACTCTTTATCGTTTTGTGCACATCGCTTTTAAGCGGAACTTTCTTCCCGAGTGACGAGCTTTCAAGCTTTTTACAACATGCTGCAGAGTGGACGCCGCAATATTGGATCGTGTCTTCGTTAAACCAAGAAACGTTAATGATTCCCTTTATATTTGTAGGTCTAAGTTTTATATTACTCATACTTTCAACCTTAAAGGCAGGTGACAACGCTTGA
- a CDS encoding ABC transporter permease: MRQTLLIAHLTVKCWLKQPFPLIAMMLFPILLLGITYLGLKPLLEEKQWVEPFAVAIVDEDNTFETKLLMKQYENSEELKNVLTFEQTDAENASEKLANNEIAGMVIVPDGFTKGIRKGKNIPVTVIGNPERPFQAKLLQQVMVSNANLISSAQSGANAAFHYLRKMELSSEEFRAYRDTVITDFTLQALNRNKIYKTETLSAFGGVTTLDYYSLSGVLILLLVGGLFGMSLTARSEQQVLRERLTLQGVRSGVFFFSNVISVFLLLVIQSAVLLSLFYVLTKTWSITATVILLAYCLVIASLFALCQELFVRNGAKWGAGIILGMGLVATSGSVLPLSYLPEMWRSISLLNIVHHAHSGLIDTLFAGNETWMSVLVLLSISITIWVVSLLLITIKKRLPWSGQLPLHV; the protein is encoded by the coding sequence ATGAGGCAAACGCTTCTCATTGCCCATCTAACGGTAAAATGCTGGCTAAAGCAGCCTTTTCCACTGATTGCTATGATGCTGTTTCCCATTTTGTTACTTGGAATCACGTATCTCGGGCTAAAACCACTTCTTGAAGAAAAGCAGTGGGTAGAGCCTTTTGCCGTAGCGATCGTAGATGAAGATAACACCTTTGAAACCAAATTGCTGATGAAGCAGTATGAAAACTCAGAAGAACTAAAAAACGTATTAACGTTTGAACAAACAGACGCAGAAAACGCGAGTGAAAAGCTGGCCAATAACGAGATTGCAGGCATGGTAATCGTGCCGGATGGTTTTACTAAAGGGATACGCAAAGGCAAAAATATCCCTGTAACCGTAATCGGTAATCCTGAACGGCCTTTTCAAGCAAAACTCTTACAGCAAGTGATGGTATCAAACGCCAACTTGATCTCTTCTGCTCAAAGTGGAGCGAACGCAGCTTTTCATTATTTACGAAAGATGGAATTAAGTTCCGAAGAATTCCGAGCATACCGCGACACGGTCATTACAGACTTTACGCTCCAAGCATTAAATCGAAACAAAATCTATAAAACAGAAACGCTAAGTGCATTTGGTGGGGTCACTACACTCGATTATTACAGTTTATCAGGTGTGTTGATCCTCCTATTAGTCGGTGGATTGTTCGGCATGAGCTTGACCGCAAGAAGTGAACAACAAGTACTGCGCGAACGACTAACCTTACAAGGCGTAAGGTCTGGCGTATTCTTTTTTAGCAATGTTATTTCCGTTTTCCTCCTGCTCGTCATTCAAAGCGCTGTTCTTCTTTCCTTGTTTTATGTTCTGACGAAAACGTGGAGCATCACAGCGACAGTCATACTTTTAGCATACTGCTTAGTTATCGCATCACTTTTCGCGCTTTGTCAGGAACTTTTTGTTCGTAACGGAGCAAAATGGGGAGCGGGAATCATTCTTGGGATGGGACTCGTTGCTACGAGCGGAAGCGTATTGCCACTATCGTATCTTCCAGAAATGTGGCGCAGCATAAGTCTGCTAAACATCGTGCATCACGCACACAGCGGACTGATAGATACGCTATTTGCCGGGAATGAAACGTGGATGTCTGTTCTCGTCTTGCTTAGTATTTCAATCACCATTTGGGTAGTGAGTTTGCTACTTATCACGATAAAGAAGAGGTTGCCATGGTCTGGACAATTGCCCTTACACGTATAA
- a CDS encoding DUF6583 family protein — translation METQVNQSTGNKKRPLIIGLAIIAVLAIGATAYAMFVDLSPRELYLKSEMNTFKALNESFEDSFGDALALSEKQMEEAYKSEASVGVDVDPAMFGAAGMEAAMIGSVLQNSEFKVTTQHDPKKEEGSVGMALRMNDADLMNAEFYQNNKQTAVNVPAAYDKNVYFENSQFGDVMRKFDPAYQGMEKLENFFKAVDGDLSEDARDEAFEEFAKVYADSVKDENVKLKDDVDFKGEKLRELTVSLSEKETKTMLVNFVEKIEKDDEILDAIAEQSALQGGLQTGMVAPTSSMSKADAKKEIKTLLADAKKAIKDDLQVPGGMKQVVIIDGDDKVVSRNVTMKIGANGEEAVPMNYKSESWTKGDVTNSSWVLNAGPENETLLVDVKMESEPKGKDGKKRDIKAKFEMTENGTTEGIGFQIKGEGTDKKSKWTANLVPAGDSPMELPDMTLEIEHTGDQNLDKDFANHDYKVTLTGNDATMGDINVGLNIKTKTTFGDKLKFPELSEGKAVNVAEMSDAEMMTMMSDIQRNIEQFIGENAQMFQ, via the coding sequence ATGGAAACACAAGTTAATCAGAGTACTGGAAACAAGAAGCGACCGTTGATCATTGGGCTTGCGATAATCGCAGTGCTTGCAATCGGTGCGACTGCTTATGCAATGTTCGTAGATCTATCTCCACGTGAATTGTATTTGAAATCCGAGATGAACACATTTAAAGCATTAAACGAATCGTTTGAAGACAGCTTTGGAGATGCGCTAGCACTTTCTGAAAAGCAGATGGAAGAAGCGTATAAGTCTGAAGCGAGTGTTGGTGTAGATGTGGATCCGGCGATGTTTGGAGCAGCTGGTATGGAAGCGGCTATGATCGGCTCTGTTCTACAAAACAGCGAATTCAAGGTAACCACTCAGCATGATCCGAAGAAAGAAGAAGGATCTGTTGGAATGGCTTTAAGAATGAACGATGCAGACTTAATGAATGCTGAGTTTTATCAAAACAACAAACAAACGGCTGTAAACGTACCTGCAGCTTACGATAAGAACGTTTACTTCGAAAACAGTCAGTTCGGTGACGTAATGCGTAAGTTCGATCCAGCGTACCAAGGTATGGAAAAGCTTGAAAACTTCTTTAAAGCAGTAGATGGCGATCTAAGTGAAGACGCTCGTGATGAAGCGTTTGAAGAGTTTGCAAAAGTGTACGCTGACAGTGTGAAAGATGAAAACGTAAAACTGAAAGACGATGTTGATTTTAAAGGAGAGAAGCTTCGCGAGCTAACGGTTTCTCTTTCTGAAAAAGAAACAAAGACAATGCTTGTAAACTTTGTTGAGAAAATCGAAAAAGACGATGAGATCCTTGATGCGATTGCTGAACAATCAGCATTGCAAGGCGGACTTCAAACAGGCATGGTAGCACCGACTAGCAGCATGAGTAAAGCAGATGCGAAGAAAGAAATTAAAACACTTCTTGCTGATGCGAAAAAAGCGATTAAAGATGACTTGCAAGTTCCAGGTGGAATGAAGCAAGTGGTTATCATCGATGGCGATGATAAAGTAGTAAGCCGTAACGTAACGATGAAGATTGGTGCGAACGGTGAAGAAGCGGTTCCGATGAACTACAAGTCTGAAAGCTGGACGAAGGGCGACGTAACGAACTCTTCTTGGGTTCTTAACGCAGGTCCTGAAAACGAAACATTGCTTGTTGATGTGAAGATGGAAAGCGAACCAAAAGGTAAAGACGGTAAGAAGCGCGACATCAAAGCAAAGTTTGAAATGACTGAAAACGGTACAACAGAAGGTATCGGTTTCCAAATTAAAGGTGAAGGCACAGATAAGAAGTCTAAATGGACGGCTAATCTTGTTCCTGCTGGCGATTCCCCTATGGAGCTTCCAGACATGACGCTTGAGATCGAGCACACGGGTGACCAAAACCTTGATAAAGACTTTGCAAACCACGATTACAAAGTAACACTAACAGGTAACGACGCTACAATGGGCGACATTAACGTTGGGTTAAACATTAAAACAAAAACAACATTCGGCGATAAACTGAAATTCCCTGAGCTTTCAGAAGGAAAAGCAGTAAACGTTGCTGAGATGAGTGACGCTGAAATGATGACAATGATGTCAGACATTCAACGCAACATCGAGCAATTTATCGGTGAAAACGCTCAAATGTTCCAATAG
- a CDS encoding sigma-70 family RNA polymerase sigma factor, whose translation MKHTPFEEVAAMFEPLIKSQIKRYHLTHHFDQYYQAGLLGLWKAYETYNPEKGQFSSFAFIHVRGRILQELRNELKRQEAEITQDPHESFTFQNLSHQDHIPYLEDETLNFYLMHLTENQQRWVVHRVFYMNTEAEIAEKFGVTLYAVKSWRKAAIKKLRTVLVAN comes from the coding sequence ATGAAACACACGCCGTTTGAAGAAGTAGCTGCAATGTTCGAACCACTCATCAAATCCCAGATCAAACGCTATCACCTCACACACCATTTCGATCAATACTATCAAGCTGGTTTACTCGGACTCTGGAAAGCTTACGAAACATACAATCCGGAAAAAGGACAGTTCTCCTCATTTGCATTCATCCATGTTCGCGGACGAATTTTACAAGAGTTACGGAACGAACTGAAGCGGCAGGAGGCAGAAATCACGCAAGATCCACATGAATCGTTTACCTTTCAAAACCTTTCCCATCAAGACCACATTCCCTATTTGGAAGACGAAACTTTGAATTTCTATCTGATGCATCTAACAGAAAATCAGCAACGGTGGGTCGTGCATCGCGTCTTTTATATGAACACGGAAGCAGAAATTGCTGAAAAATTTGGGGTTACTCTTTATGCAGTTAAATCATGGAGAAAAGCGGCAATAAAAAAGCTTCGTACAGTTTTAGTTGCCAATTAA
- a CDS encoding DUF1659 domain-containing protein: MATAALIDSAMRLELDGGLDADNKPVVKYKNFAHVKTSSTPDQLYAVANALSGLQVYPLVMIKRNDSFAIHS; this comes from the coding sequence ATGGCAACAGCAGCTTTGATTGATTCGGCAATGCGTTTGGAGCTTGATGGTGGGTTGGATGCTGACAACAAGCCGGTGGTGAAGTATAAGAACTTCGCTCATGTTAAGACTTCTTCAACACCAGACCAGCTTTATGCGGTAGCGAATGCATTATCAGGACTTCAAGTGTATCCGCTTGTGATGATTAAGCGAAACGATTCCTTCGCGATCCACTCTTAA
- a CDS encoding DUF2922 domain-containing protein: MAKVLELQFLNQENKTVTIRLDAPIKPVDPAAVNAAMDTVIAQNIFTSSGGNYTSKKGARIVDREVSEIEL, from the coding sequence ATGGCCAAAGTGCTTGAATTGCAGTTTCTTAACCAAGAGAACAAAACGGTAACCATCCGTCTGGATGCTCCAATCAAACCGGTTGATCCTGCAGCTGTAAATGCAGCGATGGACACGGTAATCGCACAAAACATCTTCACTTCTTCGGGCGGAAACTATACGAGCAAAAAAGGTGCTCGTATTGTGGATCGTGAAGTAAGCGAGATCGAGCTTTAA
- a CDS encoding DUF2187 domain-containing protein, which yields MEFKIGDIIETFDGLKGEITSLLTNTAVVDFSVTENYSEHFEDAKQVVRLNDIRQIINS from the coding sequence ATGGAATTTAAAATCGGTGATATTATTGAAACATTCGACGGCTTAAAAGGAGAAATTACTTCATTGTTGACCAACACCGCTGTTGTGGACTTTTCCGTAACAGAAAACTATTCTGAGCATTTTGAAGATGCGAAGCAAGTTGTACGTTTGAATGATATTAGACAAATCATAAATAGCTAG
- a CDS encoding YpzI family protein, which yields MGKDRQEKKLRESGRVESDRDQDLKYSGATKMEGPDEARARNHQDQ from the coding sequence ATGGGAAAAGACAGACAGGAGAAGAAGTTACGTGAGTCTGGACGCGTTGAATCTGACCGTGACCAAGACTTAAAATATTCTGGCGCTACAAAAATGGAAGGTCCTGACGAAGCGCGTGCACGCAACCATCAAGATCAGTAA
- a CDS encoding DUF1648 domain-containing protein — translation MYEGRPKLKIKRTWFENFLDITSIALLVIGTVSLISEWAIIPDTVPTHFNAAGDPDGWGSKSNLWILIVMGGLTWILLTVLEKYPHIYNYFNLTEKNVERQYKNARMMINVMKNEILIFFVYMTWACAEVAKGDSEGLSVWVLPIFIVGITGSIAFFIVRSIKWK, via the coding sequence ATGTATGAAGGTCGACCAAAACTTAAAATAAAAAGAACATGGTTTGAAAACTTTTTAGATATCACGTCAATCGCCTTACTAGTCATAGGTACCGTAAGCTTGATTTCAGAGTGGGCCATTATTCCAGACACTGTACCTACCCACTTTAATGCTGCGGGGGATCCCGATGGCTGGGGAAGTAAGAGCAACCTATGGATTTTAATCGTGATGGGGGGATTGACATGGATCCTGCTTACCGTGCTAGAAAAATACCCGCACATCTACAACTACTTTAATCTAACGGAAAAAAACGTCGAGAGACAATACAAAAACGCGCGGATGATGATCAATGTAATGAAAAATGAAATCTTAATCTTCTTTGTTTATATGACTTGGGCATGTGCAGAAGTCGCAAAAGGAGATAGCGAAGGGTTAAGCGTGTGGGTACTCCCCATTTTTATCGTGGGAATTACCGGTTCGATTGCATTTTTCATCGTAAGATCAATTAAATGGAAGTAA
- a CDS encoding VOC family protein translates to MKLGAFSVSLSVKDIHRSKAFYENLGFETLGGNIEHNWLVMKNEDTVIGLFQGMFEKNILTFNPGWNQNAENLENFTDIRELQKQLKERGISLSTEADETSEGPASLTIEDPDGNLILIDQHR, encoded by the coding sequence ATGAAACTTGGCGCGTTTTCTGTAAGTTTAAGTGTTAAAGACATCCACCGTTCAAAAGCATTTTATGAGAACTTAGGTTTTGAAACGTTAGGTGGAAACATTGAGCATAACTGGTTGGTCATGAAGAATGAGGATACGGTTATCGGTCTGTTTCAAGGTATGTTTGAGAAAAATATCCTGACTTTCAATCCTGGATGGAACCAAAATGCAGAAAATCTTGAAAATTTCACTGATATTCGCGAACTGCAGAAGCAGTTGAAAGAAAGAGGAATTTCGTTATCGACTGAAGCGGATGAAACAAGTGAAGGCCCTGCCAGTTTGACGATTGAAGACCCAGATGGAAACCTGATCCTGATCGATCAGCATAGATAA
- a CDS encoding S8 family peptidase, with product MLKRFVATAATLPLLVSLALPASAANSEVSKASFTPAATKAASQEIIVHFKDTVSAAANTENKVSQLGGKVVEVTKDFTVVKVDGSVADAIKNYENLDSVEYAEPNLTFHASYVPNDPAYQSQQYAPQKVGAEQAWDTTQSSSSVKIAVIDTGVDYNHPDLAGKVIKGADYVDDDNDPLDENEHGTHVAGIAAANTNNGVGIAGLAPKASILAVRVLDANGSGSLDDVAQGIRYAADQGAQVINLSLGGAGGTQTLQSAVDYAWGKGSVVIAAAGNEGVSSPSYPAYYTNAIAVAATDQNDRKASFSNYGTWVDIAAPGVNIYSTTPNNQYASFSGTSMASPVVAGVAGLLAAQGKSASQIRAALENTADPVSGTGSQFQNGRVNAAAAVQQ from the coding sequence ATGTTAAAGCGTTTCGTGGCAACTGCCGCAACATTACCACTACTGGTGTCATTAGCATTGCCAGCATCTGCTGCAAATTCAGAGGTGTCTAAAGCTTCTTTTACACCGGCTGCAACAAAGGCTGCTTCACAAGAAATTATTGTTCATTTTAAAGATACTGTTTCAGCAGCAGCTAATACGGAAAACAAAGTTTCACAGCTTGGCGGTAAAGTAGTTGAAGTAACGAAAGATTTTACAGTTGTGAAAGTAGACGGCAGTGTGGCAGATGCGATCAAGAACTATGAAAATCTTGACTCTGTTGAGTACGCAGAACCTAACTTAACGTTCCATGCAAGCTATGTACCAAACGATCCTGCTTATCAAAGTCAGCAATATGCACCACAAAAAGTAGGAGCTGAGCAAGCTTGGGATACGACGCAGAGCTCTTCCTCTGTAAAAATTGCTGTAATTGACACAGGTGTTGACTACAACCACCCAGACCTTGCTGGAAAAGTCATTAAAGGTGCCGACTATGTCGACGACGATAACGATCCATTGGATGAGAACGAGCACGGTACACACGTTGCAGGTATCGCGGCAGCGAACACAAATAACGGTGTGGGAATCGCAGGTCTTGCTCCAAAAGCTTCTATTCTAGCAGTTCGTGTTCTTGATGCGAACGGAAGTGGTTCACTCGATGACGTAGCTCAAGGTATTCGTTACGCCGCTGACCAAGGTGCACAGGTTATCAATCTAAGTCTTGGTGGAGCGGGCGGCACACAAACGCTTCAATCTGCTGTTGATTATGCGTGGGGCAAAGGATCTGTAGTCATCGCTGCTGCAGGAAATGAGGGTGTATCTTCTCCTAGCTACCCTGCTTATTATACGAACGCGATCGCAGTTGCGGCTACTGATCAAAACGATCGTAAAGCTTCATTCTCTAACTACGGTACGTGGGTTGATATCGCAGCACCGGGTGTTAACATCTATTCCACAACGCCAAATAATCAGTATGCGAGTTTCTCAGGAACGTCTATGGCATCACCAGTTGTTGCAGGTGTAGCAGGACTTCTTGCGGCTCAAGGTAAGAGTGCTTCTCAAATCCGTGCAGCGCTTGAAAACACAGCGGATCCTGTGTCTGGAACAGGAAGCCAGTTCCAAAACGGCCGTGTGAATGCGGCGGCAGCTGTTCAGCAGTAA